A genomic segment from Micromonospora echinaurantiaca encodes:
- the corA gene encoding magnesium/cobalt transporter CorA: MTDRVERVAPPSAGRVLKPRAWVAPVRAMARRRGADGARDAAPPSAPGRSAVVDCALYVDGRRQPGDWDYAEALQAARGAEHGFVWLGLHEPSLDEMTAIAATYGLHELAVEDAVKAQQRPKLELFNEVSFLVLRTARYCEHAELTETSEVVETGQVMLFIGPNFLISVRHGDACRLSPVRADLETKQELLLQGPWAVAYAITDRVVDLYLEVADRLEDDLDTLEAEVFDRQASGRIQRIYQMKRELVEFKRAVTPLQRPLMTLTSQMNRDVPKEVRRYFRDVQDHLSRTVEQVNSYDDLLNSILQARLAQVTVDQNNDMRKIAAWAAIAAVWTAIAGIYGMNFDVMPELRMTYGYPVVLALMLAISLALYRWFRRNGWL; this comes from the coding sequence CCGCCGAGCGCCGGCCGGGTGCTCAAGCCCCGGGCCTGGGTGGCACCGGTACGGGCGATGGCCCGCCGCCGGGGCGCCGACGGTGCCCGCGACGCCGCCCCGCCCAGCGCCCCCGGCCGCAGCGCCGTGGTCGACTGCGCGCTCTACGTCGACGGCCGGCGGCAGCCGGGCGACTGGGACTACGCCGAGGCGCTCCAGGCCGCCCGCGGAGCGGAACACGGCTTCGTCTGGCTCGGGCTGCACGAGCCGTCGCTGGACGAGATGACCGCCATCGCCGCCACCTACGGCCTGCACGAGCTGGCGGTCGAGGACGCGGTCAAGGCCCAGCAGCGGCCCAAGCTGGAGCTCTTCAACGAGGTGAGCTTCCTGGTGCTGCGCACCGCCCGCTACTGCGAGCACGCCGAGCTGACCGAGACCTCCGAGGTGGTCGAGACCGGCCAGGTGATGCTCTTCATCGGCCCGAACTTCCTGATCAGCGTCCGGCACGGGGACGCCTGCCGGCTCTCACCCGTGCGGGCCGACCTGGAGACCAAGCAGGAACTGCTGCTCCAGGGCCCCTGGGCGGTGGCGTACGCGATCACCGACCGGGTGGTGGACCTCTACCTGGAGGTGGCCGACCGGCTGGAGGACGACCTCGACACGCTGGAGGCGGAGGTCTTCGACCGGCAGGCCAGCGGCCGGATCCAGCGGATCTACCAGATGAAGCGGGAACTGGTGGAGTTCAAGCGGGCGGTGACGCCGCTGCAGCGACCGCTGATGACGCTCACCTCGCAGATGAACCGGGACGTGCCCAAGGAGGTGCGCCGCTACTTCCGGGACGTGCAGGACCACCTCAGCCGGACCGTGGAGCAGGTCAACTCCTACGACGACCTGCTCAACTCGATCCTCCAGGCGCGGCTGGCCCAGGTGACGGTCGACCAGAACAACGACATGCGCAAGATCGCCGCGTGGGCGGCCATCGCCGCGGTCTGGACCGCCATCGCCGGCATCTACGGGATGAACTTCGACGTCATGCCCGAGCTGCGGATGACGTACGGCTATCCGGTCGTGCTCGCGCTGATGCTCGCCATCTCGCTCGCCCTCTACCGCTGGTTCCGCCGCAACGGCTGGCTCTGA